The following proteins are encoded in a genomic region of Phragmites australis chromosome 9, lpPhrAust1.1, whole genome shotgun sequence:
- the LOC133928695 gene encoding uncharacterized protein LOC133928695, whose amino-acid sequence MAAAAPPRVPISSSSARHRGPARPSLLSAAAAPPGWRRRREPYPAVSIAAGSAQSPPGALTVDPTVDTLLDSVKWDSKGLAVAIVQNMDTTTTTTKPFSPKQVGVG is encoded by the exons ATGGCGGCGGCCGCACCGCCCCGCGTCCCCATTTCCTCCTCCTCAGCGAGGCACAGGGGGCCTGCACGTCCCAGCCTTCTCTCTGCCGCCGCGGCGCCCCCGGGGTGGCGACGGCGCAGGGAGCCGTACCCGGCGGTCTCCATCGCGGCAGGCTCCGCCCAGTCGCCGCCCGGAGCTCTCACCGTCGACCCCACG GTCGACACGTTACTAGACAGTGTAAAGTGGGATAGCAAAGGATTGGCTGTTGCTATTGTGCAAAATATggatacaacaacaacaacaacaaagcctttcagtcccaaacaagttggggtaggctag